From a region of the Cucumis sativus cultivar 9930 chromosome 6, Cucumber_9930_V3, whole genome shotgun sequence genome:
- the LOC101218510 gene encoding tRNA wybutosine-synthesizing protein 2/3/4: protein MEFEKRKAATMASLGSTETDKSPKGSLDTPIIPLINTLNSHPSYFTTSSCSGRISILAQPISTTSAAAPKPKKKALGGSWLFVSHEFAEPNSVIDLLFRSPSTNRELSELVFRFEPLIIAVECKDLGSAQALVSTAISCGFRESGITSASKRVIIAIRCSIRMEVPLGTSEKIMVTPEYVQYLVNVANEKMVANKKRTDGFLKGLQSSISDASRTCHGIPSREATENVNDSLDSKGHDCADGDDGAALEGGVRNANSGSSEACSYSLSVEQIDIAGEPIEKLFIWGHSATTIHDKVIAFGGFGGMGRHARRNDLLLLDMLSYTLQTINVEDSPSPRLGHTSSLVGDRLYVVGGRTDPTCILNDVWLFNITQEKWTLLECTGSPFSPRHRHAAAALGSKIYVFGGLENDRISSSFIFLDSDSHQWKEIQAGGEQPCGRHSHSMVSYGSHIYMFGGYDGEKTLGDLYSFDTNACYWKKENIAGTTPNARFSHAMFVYKNYIGIIGGCPVTQTYQELALLDLQLRCWRHVSLNCTGRELFVRSTVSVVGNDLILVGGGASCYAFGTTFSEPMKIRLHPLISSEVVLGHSGNTEKLEKANRDPKCMPNGNAQSFNEAFGFNIDFEKSNSHEQKQGALYWVLQIERKYAKLVKDILKKFGWLDMGRNVSSRGSGTHICFPVNVKFCDTFDEKQSWWADQLEQENDFRISGPESWEGCLTSNLKALNVLKKCGATKLVDEVVDIKTAAKTPFKKMSEAMSSLLKHNGLSEELLEELPTRWERLGDIVVLPVTSFKDPTWDTIGEELWPLVAKSLGTYRLARQGRVASTGTRDSNLEILLGDNGWVEHRENGITYSFDATKCMFSWGNLSEKLRMAHLNCKEETVVDLFAGIGYFVLPFLVGAKAKLVYACEWNPHAIEALKRNLQANCVSNRCVVLEGDNRETAPKGVADRVCLGLLPTSEGSWVTAVRALRSEGGTLHVHDNVKDSEEEQWTQRLVHSITEIAKSEGHCWDITIEHIERVKWYAPHIRHLVADVQCKRIQRNS from the exons ATGGAATTTGAGAAGAGGAAAGCTGCGACCATGGCGTCACTAGGCTCAACTGAGACCGATAAATCACCCAAGGGAAGCTTGGATACTCCAATCATTCCTCTCATCAACACTCTCAACAGCCATCCGTCTTACTTCACCACAAGTTCCTGCTCTGGTCGGATTTCTATTCTCGCCCAACCAATCTCTACAACCTCTGCCGCCGCCCCGAAGCCGAAGAAGAAAGCCCTAGGTGGTTCTTGGCTCTTTGTTAGTCATGAGTTTGCTGAACCCAACTCAGTGATCGACCTCCTCTTCCGTTCTCCATCAACTAATAGGGAGTTATCTGAGCTTGTGTTCAGGTTTGAACCTCTGATAATAGCAGTTGAATGTAAGGATCTTGGATCGGCTCAGGCTTTGGTTTCCACTGCTATATCTTGTGGGTTTAGAGAATCAGGCATTACCAGTGCTAGCAAGCGTGTGATAATTGCAATTCGCTGTTCTATTCGAATGGAGGTGCCGCTGGGGACTAGCGAGAAGATTATGGTTACGCCCGAGTATGTCCAGTACCTTGTCAATGTAGCAAATGAGAAGATGGTGGCCAATAAGAAGCGAACTGATGGGTTTCTGAAGGGATTGCAAAGTAGTATTTCAGATGCTTCGCGAACGTGTCATGGAATACCATCGAGAGAGGCAACGGAGAATGTGAATGATTCACTAGACAGCAAAGGACATGATTGTGCTGATGGTGATGATGGTGCGGCGCTGGAAGGCGGGGTTAGGAATGCCAATTCTG GATCATCAGAAGCATGCAGTTATAGTTTATCTGTTGAACAGATAGACATTGCTGGTGAACCTATCGAGAAGCTTTTTATTTGGGGGCACTCGGCCACTACTATCCACGATAAAGTTATTGCATTTGGTGGTTTTGGAGGCATGGGCAGACATGCAAGAAGAAATGATTTATTGCTACTTGATATGTTGTCGTACACATTGCAGACGATCAATGTAGAAGATAGTCCATCTCCTCGTTTAGGTCACACATCATCTTTGGTTGGAGACCGCCTTTACGTTGTTGGTGGCAGGACAGATCCTACGTGCATTCTAAATGATGTATGGCTCTTTAATATCACTCAGGAAAAATGGACGTTACTAGAATGCACTGGCAGCCCTTTTTCACCTAG GCACCGGCATGCTGCAGCGGCATTAGGCTCAAAAATTTATGTGTTTGGTGGACTTGAGAATGACAGAATctcatcttcttttattttcctggACTCAGATAGTCATCAGTGGAAAGAAATACAGGCTGGTGGTGAACAGCCATGCGGTCGTCATTCGCACTCAATGGTATCTTATGGGTcacatatttatatgtttggAGGGTACGATGGGGAGAAAACTCTAGGAGACTTGTATTCTTTTGATACAAATGCTTGTtattggaagaaagaaaatatagctGGGACAACTCCGAATGCAAGGTTCTCCCATGCAATGTTTgtgtataaaaattatattggaaTTATTGGAGGTTGCCCTGTGACACAAACCTATCAAGAGTTGGCATTACTTGATTTGCAACTTCGTTGCTGGAGGCACGTGTCCCTAAATTGTACTGGCAGGGAATTATTTGTTCGTAGCACGGTCAGTGTTGTTGGTAATGATCTCATCCTAGTTGGTGGTGGGGCATCATGTTATGCATTTGGGACGACCTTTAGTGAGCCAATGAAAATTAGGTTGCATCCATTGATATCCTCAGAGGTTGTTTTAGGGCATTCTGGAAACACAGAAAAACTGGAGAAGGCGAACAGAGATCCAAAATGTATGCCCAACGGCAATGCTCAAAGTTTCAATGAAGCTTTTGgctttaatattgattttgaaaaatccaATTCACATGAACAAAAACAAGGTGCTTTGTATTGGGTTTtacaaattgaaagaaagtatGCAAAGTTAGTGAAAGACATTTTAAAGAAGTTTGGATGGCTGGATATGGGTAGAAATGTTTCTTCACGAGGCAGTGGAACGCATATTTGCTTTCCAGTGAATGTCAAATTCTGTGATACATTTGATGAAAAGCAATCCTGGTGGGCAGATCAACTTGAACAGGAGAATGACTTTCGTATATCAGGACCTGAAAGTTGGGAAGGATGCCTGACCTCTAACTTAAAAGCTTTGAatgttttaaagaaatgtGGTGCAACTAAACTGGTGGATGAAGTCGTTGACATAAAAACAGCAGCCAAAACTCCATTTAAAAAGATGAGTGAAGCAATGTCCTCTTTGCTAAAGCATAATGGCTTATCTGAAGAACTCCTTGAGGAGCTGCCAACAAG ATGGGAGCGACTTGGGGATATTGTGGTGCTTCCAGTCACATCTTTTAAGGATCCCACATGGGACACCATTGGGGAGGAGCTGTGGCCTTTGGTTGCCAAATCACTTGGTACTTATCGTCTTGCTCGCCAA ggaAGGGTTGCTTCTACTGGTACAAGGGATAGTAACTTGGAGATTCTTTTGGGGGATAATGGTTGGGTTGAACATAGAGAAAATGGAATAACTTATTCTTTCGATGCCACTAAGTGCATGTTTTCCTGGGGAAATCTTTCCGAGAAGTTACGGATGGCCCATCTGAACTGTAAAGAGGAGACCGTTGTGGATTTATTTGCTGGAATTGGATATTTTGTGTTGCCATTTCTTGTCGG GGCTAAAGCAAAGCTGGTCTATGCTTGTGAATGGAATCCTCACGCTATTGAGGCACTTAAACGTAATTTACAAGCTAATTGCGTAAGCAATCGTTGTGTTGTTCTTGAAGGAGATAACCGGGAAACAGCACCTAAG